The DNA window ACGACAATTCCGACACCCGTTGCGACACAGCATGGTCGGCGAAGATCTGATCCAACCGATCCGGCGTCAAGGCCGCACCGAGCGCCGCTTTGGTCATGACGGGGATGGGACCCTCCTTTTCAAACCGCGCAAACACCTCGCCGAGAATCATGATACGCCTCCGAATTGCCGTAAATGGTTAGTTCTACTGCAATTATTGCAATCCGAGCCAACGCGTCACCCCACACCGCCGGGGAGGTGGTGCTAGCTTTAAAGCCCTGGTCCAAAGATAGCGATCGCCGAGGCTGCACATGATGGTGACAATCCGCAGGCCTCGAAACTCGGGGCGAGCTGCCACCTGCGCTGCTGCTCACATGTACGCCCCGCTGCTTATGCCTGACACGATGCCTTCCTTTTCGGCCAGCAAGCGTCCCCACGCAAAAGCATCTTCGTCGTCGACCGTAATTACCTCGTCAAGGAGCGCCGTGTCCAGATTCTTGGGAATAAAACCTGCACCGATGCCCTGGATGCGATGCTTGCCTGCCCGACCGCCGCTGATTACAGGCGAGTGTTTTGGTTCGACCGCGATGGCCTTAAAGTTGGGGTTCTTCTGCTTGAGGAAGCGTGTCACGTCGGTGATTGCCCCTCCCGTTCCCACGCCCGCTACGATTGCATCGATGTCGTGCCCGCTGTCCTCCCAAATCTCTGGACCGGTCGTCCATTCTTGGATCTCGGGATTGGCAAGGTTTTCAAATTGCTGGGGCATCCAGGCGTTGGCTTCGCACTCGACAAGCTCGCTCGCTCGAAGAATGGCGCCGGGCATGCCTTCGGCGGCCGGCGTGAGCACTAGATTCGCTCCCATGGCACGCAGCAGCTGACGACGTTCGACTGACATGGACTCTGGCATCGTCAGCGTGAGTCGATAGACCTTCGCAGCGCACACGAACGCCAGTGCGATCCCCGTATTTCCGCTGGTCGGTTCAATAATGTGCGAATCCGGGTTAATCAGGCCATTGCGTTCGGCCGCCTCGACCATCGCGGCTCCAATGCGGTCCTTCACGCTGTTTAGAGGCTGAAAAAACTCGCATTTTGCGAACACGGTCGCGTGGTCCCCGGGCGTCAACCGGTTGATCCGTATCATCGGCGTGTCGCCAATAGCTGACGGAGTATTGTCGAATGTCTTTCGGCGAGGCATCGTACGTTGCCCTTTGGGTTTCAGCTCGCCGCCGGGAGCTTGAATGACGGCCCATTCATCGAGGCTCTTCTCAATTGCAAGCCGATTGCAACGAACGAGATCGTCATAGCCTTCGCGCAACTGACCACAAAGTGCTGAGACAAGAACTCGCCGTTGCTGGGCGTTTCATCCAACCGGGTTGGCTTCCAACCGATTGGCTTTCTTACGATAGGACACAGGTAGTCTGCCTGGGTCCGAAAGACTCGGTTGTTGATCATCGATTCTAATCCCGAGTTTGCCCGTCGGAGCTGCTTGATTACTGGCTCCATAGCCGAGTCAGGGATCGTGACAAGCGGCATCCTCTAGCGGTTTACTTCGATTTTTCCGAGATAAACGACCAGGCGACGGTACCAAAGGAGTTCCAAAATTTCTGGGCAATTCAGGGTTGTCTTTTGGCTGGCGTCCCTAGAGTGAAATGTAAAGCGACGGCGTTAAACGACAAGATCGCGCAGACACCTTCTCAATCACGGGCGGCGTTTTCCGCCCTTAACAAGGGAGCTCAAAATGACCTCTGCAGAGCACACCACGAACTGGCCCGACCTGGCGATCGGTCTTTACGATCGGTTAACTGGCAGAAACGCCGAAATCACCTACGAGTTTCAAGATATGCACCTGCAGGTCCCCAGCGGCGCTGGGGAACAAACGCAGCATGCAGAGTGGGTATTCAGCGGCACGATGAAAATCCGCACGTCCGATCCACCAGCCACAAAACGACTTAGACCGATTAAGTGCCATTCGCGTCGCGGGCGATACAATAAGCGCCCGTCTCCGACGACGGGGCCGAGCGGCCGTTGGCGACGCGATAGGCGATCAGTTGGGTGACCGCGTGCACGCAGCCGTGATCGGCGCTGAGCACCTGGGAGAGGAAGGTCCAGACGGTGACCGCGGTGGTATAAATCCGCGCCGCATCCAATTTTGCCGTTGCCTGGCCGAAGGTCGATGCGATAGTCTGTTCCGAGATGAGCGAGGCGAAAAACAGTTGGTTATCGTGTCGAGCCGCGGCGATCCGTCGCCGAAAAGAATCGAACATGTGGGAGGGCCTACTAGCGGACTCCGGGAAACCGGCGTTCCTACCGCGACGGGCCCAGGTATTCCCATGGATCAAACAGATCCCCACTTTGATGGCCGCGTTAAGTGAGCATCACGCCAATTTAGCGCGAACGCCAGTTTCAACAATCTGTCAACAACCGACTTTTGCCGGCCCATAAAAAGTTGTGTTCTTGAAAATCGCAAAAAAGCGGCGCATCCTGCTGATGTCTTCACACTTTAGCGCTCTACAGGGCGGCAGTTTGCTATTTCGGCGAACGAACGGAGCAGGAATCTTCAAGCAATAAAGCATGATGTTCGTCGTAACTCGCCTTGTGAATGTCAGCGTTTATGACGGATGTCCGGTCGGTTACGGCCCCCCTTAGATCAGCCCCTCGAAGAACGGGGCGATGGAGTGTTGCATCCGTAAGATCGACATCACGGAGGACAGAAGTTCGCATACGGGGCACAACCATGGTTGTGCGATTCAACTTGGCGCCGGTCAAGTTCGCTCCATTGAAGCCTACATACAGAAACTCAGAACCGCTCATATCAGCCTCACGAAGATCGGCCAGAGTAAAATCCGTCTGTTTGAATTTGGAATCACGCATTATGGCTCCGTGAAAGCTGGCTCCATGCAGCTTTGCGTTATCGAGCAACGCCGCAGTAAGATTGGCTCCATCGAAGCAGGCGGATGTGCCATCGGTATTTCGCAAATCAGCTCCTGTAAGGTCTGCGTTCCGAAAATTCGTTTCCTGAAGACCTTTGCCCCTCAAGTCAGTGCCTCGTAGGTCTTGCCCAGAGAGGTCCAGGCCGGAAAGGTCGCCTTGTCCAGGTATTTCGCCAACAATATTCGAAGGTTGTGTGTGCGACTCAACGAGTCCTTCAGTTTGTTTATCTGATTCCGTCATTATATCCCCGCGTTTAGTTGATTATGGCTAATTAGAAAAATTGTGTTGGTTAATGAGTATTAAAAGTTAATAACGACTTCCCTGAGTCAACAAAGAGAGCGACGCGCCGTGAGTGCTATTTCTAAAGCATCGCTGGGTGAATCCGCCAGTGCCGTAAGATGCCCCATCTTTCTCCCAACACGCGTCTCTCGCTTTCCATAGAGGTGCAATTTAAGTTCCTTCACGGCCAACGCTTTGGCCCAACTGGGTTCTCCACGGCGCCATACTTCACCTAGCAAGTTCACCATGGCGGCTGGCCGCAATTGCGTTGCAGCACCGAGCGGCAAACCACAGACTGCCCGCACCTGCTGCTCAAACTGGCAGGTTGCATGAGCATCGATCGTCAGATGCCCAGAATTGTGTGGACGCGGGGCCAGTTCGTTGACCAACAGTTTACCGTCTGTCGTCAAAAAGAACTCGACGCACAGCACGCCGATTAACTCAAATTCCGTGAGAATGGCGCGAGCGATGTCGATGGCGTCGTCGATGATTGCCTGGGGCAATTTAGATGGCGTGGTGGATGCGTCGAGGATGTGATTGGCGTGCATGTTATTGAACGGACCATAGAATGCGACCGAGCCGTCGCGCCCTCGGGCGGCAACAATGGACAGTTCCGCGTCAAAATCGACAAAACGCTCCAGCACCGCTTCGTCGCATTTCAATCCCGCCCAGGCGGACTCCAGGTCCTGCTGGGTCTGGACCTTTACCTGCCCCTTGCCGTCGTATCCCCATGCGGCCGTTTTGAGTATGCCAGGCAAGTCGTCCTTGCCTTGGTTTCGCAATTCTTCCCAGGATCGAATCGCCCGAAACGGCGTGACAGGTATCCCCAAAGAGCGAAGAAAAGACTTCTCACGAATGCGGTGTTGGGTTGTATAGAGAACGTGGCCGGCGGGATGCACGGGTGCAATCGCGTTGACGATCTCGATCGTATCAGGCGGGACGTTCTCAAACTCGAAGGTCACGACATCGACCTGCCGTGCGAAATCCGCAACGGCGTCCAAGTTAGAATACAACGATCGAACTTCCTGATCGGCGACCTGACCGGCAGGCGTATCGTCATCTGGCGAGTAGACATGCACGCGGTAGCCAAGCCTGCGTGCAGCAAGGGTGAACATCCGACCCAGTTGACCGCTGCCCAGCACCCCGATCGTAGACCCCGGCAGGACGATTGGCGTCATAGGTAGGAATCCTGAATGATTTCATGGGTTAATTTCTCATGAAAGGCCTGTAATTCCGCGCGCAGTGCGGGCATCGTTTGCGCCAGCAGGCGAATCGCCAGATACGCGGCATTTTTGGCTCCGGCGTCGCCGATTGCGAGCGTTCCGACGGGAACGCCTGCTGGCATTTGGACGATCGACAGCAGCGAGTCCAGGCCCTGGAGTGCGCGGCCCATGACGGGAACCCCAAGCACCGGGAGCAAGGTTTGCGAGGCGAGCATCCCTGGCAGGTGCGCCGCCCCTCCCGCGCCGGCGATCAACACCCGGAGACCTCTCTTCTCGGCTGACTGGGCGTAATCGCGCAACCATTCCGGCGTACGATGGGCCGAAACGACCCGCCGCTCATGGGGCGCCTGGAACTTTTCCAGCACATCGGCCGCATGTCGCATGGTTTCCCAATCCGACCGACTTCCCATAACTAATCCGATCAGCGGGGGCGGTCCGCTGTCAGCGATTTGATCCGTGACCATTTCCTGGGACTGTTTAGAAGACACGATGTTCTCCGGTTCCAGGAACGAGGAAGGCTCCGTAACAGGTTGGACAATGCTATCGCCCCACATGAGATCCCAGGGCGAATTTGGAGCCGTGGGACCACGGGGTCGAGCAGCGGATCGCACTGTCATTACCTTGCACGCAGCGGGAGTTCTTCTCTCGTCCTGCGGGTTATCTACGAAACGGGTATTAGTCGAAACTGACGAACTTGCTGCCGACTTCGTCAAAGCGAAGGAAAACTCCGCTCTCGGCCAGATAGAAAATGGCGTGCAGTGTTAATGTTCCCGCCGCAACCGCATTAGCAACCGTCGAGCAGTCAGCGATCAGCCGCAGGTTTTGGAGCAGAGCGGACTGGGCATCCCGATTCTCCTTCTCGCGGCGCATCACGCCACGTACCAAGGGGTTGACATGGGCGTCGCTGTTGGAGGCGGTCTTCGGCGCCGAGTGAAGACCGGAGCACCGCGAGTGGCCGCACAGCACCAGGTGTTGCACTCCGATGTCTTGCACGGAATAGTCCAGAGCCTCCTGCACCTGGACGATTGCCTCTGGCCCCTTTAGACGGGGCGTCGATAGTCGGATGGCGGATCGTTCAGGAGTGATGCTTTCAAGAGCGCTATCCCATACGTCATCCGCGCAAGTCCACCAAAGGCTCGCAGGACGGGAGCCGCGACTTGCAATGCTTGACGCCTGTTCTTGAACCTGTTCTAGCGGCCGCAGGCCCGTGTTTTGCATTACAGCGAACATCATCTTTCTCCACAGAAAGGGGTTGTTGACAGGATTTCACTCAGTACCATTCGTGCCTTGACCGGCGTTATTCCAGTATGAAACGAGCCGCTTTTCGATCGCGGCCACGCATTGTTCGACGGACCACTCGTGCGTGGGGAGCACCAGGTCGGCGTCCGTGGGCGATTCATAGTTCGCCGTTACGCCTGGGAAATCTCGGATATCTCCTCGATCAGCAGCCAGATAGCGTCCCGACAGGTCGCGCTGTCGGCATACCTCAAGCGGTGCGTCCAGGTGGACATGCAGCACCCGCTCTTTGCCAATGACTTTTTGCGCCTGCTTGCGAGTTGATTCGTCTGGCGCCGCCAGGGCGGCGATGCAAACGATGCCAGAGTTATTGAACAGGGCGGCGATCTCCGCGGCTCTCCGAAGGTTTTCGGACCGTTCCGCAGCGGAGAAACCCAACTCACGGCTGATGCCGTGACGCAGATTCTGTCCGTCGAGCACCGTCACGGCAGTTCCCAAAGCGAACAGTCTCTCCTCCAAAGCGAAGGCGATGGTGGTTTTGCCGGAACCGCTCAACCCGGTCAAAAGAAGCGTGCAGGCAGGTCGTCCGAATCGAGCAACACGCTGACCGGAAGTAATCCGACTGGGCGTGAACTGCAGCTTCGGGCTTTGCAGTTCGATGCCCCACTGGCTGCTCGATTCCTGGTTCGTTTCTGGTTCGACAATCATGCCCGCCGCAATCGTCTCATGGGTTACTCGATCGACCAGAATAAAGGAGCCCGTTTGACGATTAACGGTGTACGGATCGAATGCGAGCGGCGCGTGGGTCCGCATGCGGCACCTGCCTGTCTCGTTCAGAGCCAGGGACGGGACCTCGACCCGGTTCAAGGTGTTCACATCGGTGCGATAGATGAGAGAGTGAACCTCGCCGGTCGTGCGCCGCGTGGAATGTTTGAGCCAATAGGATTTTTGCGGAATCAAAGGCTGCGGCGACATCCAGACGATATTCGCCTCAAATTCCTTGGCAAAGTGCGCAGGTTGTTCGGGGTCGACGAGCATGTCGCCGCGGGCGATATCAATCTCATCCTCGAGAGTCAAAGCGACCGCAGCACCGGCCGAAACCGAGGGGAGGTCGCCGTCAAAACTGACAATCGACTGCACCCGGCTGGTTTGTCCGCCGGGCAAGACCAGCACCGGATCGCCAATCGTGATTGAGCCCGCCGCGACCGTCCCGCAGTAACCTCGAAATTCAGCGTGAGGTCGACTCACCCGCTGTACCGGAAAGCGAAATGCGGAGTGGCTGGCATCGCTGTCGACCTCAACCATTTCCAGGAGTTCCAGCAGCGGCTGCTCTTGAAACCAAGGCATTCGGTCGCTGAGCGTCGTGACGTTGTCGCCCTGCAGACCAGAGATCGGCAGGCAACGTACTGCGGGCGCGTTGAGTTGTCGTACGAACTCTCGGTACTCTGTGCAGATCTGCTCGAATATCGTTTGGCTGTAGTCGACCAGGTCCATCTTGTTGACCGCCAACACCAGGTGTCGGATCCCCAGCAAGGAAGCGATATAGCTGTGTCTGCGCGTCTGGGAAAGCAGTCCTTTACGCGCGTCGACCAGAATGATCGCCAATTGCGACGTCGAAGCGGCGGTCGCCATATTCCGCGTATACTGCTCGTGGCCGGGACTGTCAGCTGAAATGAACTTCCGTCGGTCTGTCTGGAAGTATCGGTAGGCGACATCGATCGTGATGCCTTGCTGCCGTTCGTCTTCCAGGCCATCCATCAGTAGTGCGGGGTCGATCGCTTTGCCGGCCGTGCCGAGCCTGATTGAATCCTGCGCGAGCGCCGCCAGCTGGTCCTCGTAAACGGCTCCCGTTTCGAGCAGCAAGCGTCCGATCAGCGTGCTTTTTCCGTCGTCAACGCTGCCACAGGTGAGGAATCGCAGCAGGTCTATCTGCGGGATCGGATGCTTTTCCTCGTTTGCCGGGGCCGCTTCGTTGAGGGATCTGATAGTCGCCATGGCCTTTTCTCATGTTGTGCTGGAATAAAGGGGGGGACAACGATGCCGGAGAAGCTCCGATCGTCCGATTTCGTCGCGATCAGAAGTAGCCTTCGCGCTTCTTCCGTTCCATCGCGGCTTCCTCGTCGCGATCGATGGCTCGCCCTTGTCTTTCCGAGGCGGAAGAATGCACCAGTTCGTCGATAATCTCCGCCACGCTGCCGGCCTGCGATTCCAGGGCGCCGGTCACGGGATAGCAACCGAGCGTGCGAAAACGCACCTGTTTCATGACTGGCTGTTCGCCCAACTCAAGCCGCATGCGATCGTCGTCGACCATGATCCAATCGCCGGAGCGTTTGACCATGGGACGCGACTGGGCCAGATACAGGGGCGCCAGCGGAATGTTCTCTTGAAGGATGTACTGCCAGATGTCGAACTCGGTCCAATTGGATAAAGGAAAGACCCGGATGCTTTCCCCGCGGTGCACCCAGGTGTTGTAGAGCTCCCAGAGTTCGGGTCTTTGATTCTTTGGCTCCCAGCGATGATTGTTGTCACGAAAGGAAAAGACGCGTTCCTTGGCCCGGGAGCGTTCTTCATCGCGGCGGCCGCCGCCGATGGCCGCGTCAAAACGATGTTGCGTGAGCGCCTGTTTCAGCGGCTGCGTACGCATGATGTCGGTGTAGATACGACTGCTGTAATCAAAGGGGTTGACGCCTGCTTCCACGCCTTCCTGATTGATGTGTACGAGGACTTCCAGTCCTAATTGCTGGCGTGCGTATTTCTCGCGAAACTCGATTACTTCGCGAAACTCCCAGGTCGAGTCGACATGCAGCAAGGGAAACGGCGGCTTTTCCGGAAAGAAGGCTTTACGCGCCAGATGCAACATCACCCCGGAGTCCTTTCCCATGGAATACAGCAGCACGGGGTTCTCAAAGGACTCGGCAACTTCCCGGAAGATGTAGATACTTTCCGCTTCGAGAGCGTTTAAATGGGTCATGGTCAAGTGGTCGACGTTGGTGGAAGTCGAGGGAATCATGTGCTAGCTCCTGGCGAAGAGGATGAGTGCGCCGCGGTCGAGTGGGGGAGGATGCTCTCGAGACCGGGCGGCGTGCGATCCTCAGCGCACCATTCGCCGGCGGAGTTCTTGCGATACAGTTGTTCGCCTTCGAGCACGACCAGCGACATCCAGCCGTTGTTGAAAAGATCTTGCAACATTGGATGTCGGTCGATGATTTGCTGAGTGGCTGCGCGTGAAGTCTCGATCACGGCCAGCAGTCGCAGCGGTTGATGCTGCAGGTTTTGGCCGTCGTGCAGCGACTGCCAGGGCAAACCGGTCATCAGGTCGCCGCCGTTCCCCTGCAGCACGCCGATCTGGCCGACGACGTTGTGGATGGTCT is part of the Lignipirellula cremea genome and encodes:
- the purE gene encoding 5-(carboxyamino)imidazole ribonucleotide mutase, whose product is MSSKQSQEMVTDQIADSGPPPLIGLVMGSRSDWETMRHAADVLEKFQAPHERRVVSAHRTPEWLRDYAQSAEKRGLRVLIAGAGGAAHLPGMLASQTLLPVLGVPVMGRALQGLDSLLSIVQMPAGVPVGTLAIGDAGAKNAAYLAIRLLAQTMPALRAELQAFHEKLTHEIIQDSYL
- a CDS encoding 5-(carboxyamino)imidazole ribonucleotide synthase translates to MTPIVLPGSTIGVLGSGQLGRMFTLAARRLGYRVHVYSPDDDTPAGQVADQEVRSLYSNLDAVADFARQVDVVTFEFENVPPDTIEIVNAIAPVHPAGHVLYTTQHRIREKSFLRSLGIPVTPFRAIRSWEELRNQGKDDLPGILKTAAWGYDGKGQVKVQTQQDLESAWAGLKCDEAVLERFVDFDAELSIVAARGRDGSVAFYGPFNNMHANHILDASTTPSKLPQAIIDDAIDIARAILTEFELIGVLCVEFFLTTDGKLLVNELAPRPHNSGHLTIDAHATCQFEQQVRAVCGLPLGAATQLRPAAMVNLLGEVWRRGEPSWAKALAVKELKLHLYGKRETRVGRKMGHLTALADSPSDALEIALTARRSLC
- the cysK gene encoding cysteine synthase A; its protein translation is MREGYDDLVRCNRLAIEKSLDEWAVIQAPGGELKPKGQRTMPRRKTFDNTPSAIGDTPMIRINRLTPGDHATVFAKCEFFQPLNSVKDRIGAAMVEAAERNGLINPDSHIIEPTSGNTGIALAFVCAAKVYRLTLTMPESMSVERRQLLRAMGANLVLTPAAEGMPGAILRASELVECEANAWMPQQFENLANPEIQEWTTGPEIWEDSGHDIDAIVAGVGTGGAITDVTRFLKQKNPNFKAIAVEPKHSPVISGGRAGKHRIQGIGAGFIPKNLDTALLDEVITVDDEDAFAWGRLLAEKEGIVSGISSGAYM
- a CDS encoding pentapeptide repeat-containing protein, translated to MTESDKQTEGLVESHTQPSNIVGEIPGQGDLSGLDLSGQDLRGTDLRGKGLQETNFRNADLTGADLRNTDGTSACFDGANLTAALLDNAKLHGASFHGAIMRDSKFKQTDFTLADLREADMSGSEFLYVGFNGANLTGAKLNRTTMVVPRMRTSVLRDVDLTDATLHRPVLRGADLRGAVTDRTSVINADIHKASYDEHHALLLEDSCSVRSPK
- the cysN gene encoding sulfate adenylyltransferase subunit CysN, which codes for MRSLNEAAPANEEKHPIPQIDLLRFLTCGSVDDGKSTLIGRLLLETGAVYEDQLAALAQDSIRLGTAGKAIDPALLMDGLEDERQQGITIDVAYRYFQTDRRKFISADSPGHEQYTRNMATAASTSQLAIILVDARKGLLSQTRRHSYIASLLGIRHLVLAVNKMDLVDYSQTIFEQICTEYREFVRQLNAPAVRCLPISGLQGDNVTTLSDRMPWFQEQPLLELLEMVEVDSDASHSAFRFPVQRVSRPHAEFRGYCGTVAAGSITIGDPVLVLPGGQTSRVQSIVSFDGDLPSVSAGAAVALTLEDEIDIARGDMLVDPEQPAHFAKEFEANIVWMSPQPLIPQKSYWLKHSTRRTTGEVHSLIYRTDVNTLNRVEVPSLALNETGRCRMRTHAPLAFDPYTVNRQTGSFILVDRVTHETIAAGMIVEPETNQESSSQWGIELQSPKLQFTPSRITSGQRVARFGRPACTLLLTGLSGSGKTTIAFALEERLFALGTAVTVLDGQNLRHGISRELGFSAAERSENLRRAAEIAALFNNSGIVCIAALAAPDESTRKQAQKVIGKERVLHVHLDAPLEVCRQRDLSGRYLAADRGDIRDFPGVTANYESPTDADLVLPTHEWSVEQCVAAIEKRLVSYWNNAGQGTNGTE
- the cysD gene encoding sulfate adenylyltransferase subunit CysD, encoding MIPSTSTNVDHLTMTHLNALEAESIYIFREVAESFENPVLLYSMGKDSGVMLHLARKAFFPEKPPFPLLHVDSTWEFREVIEFREKYARQQLGLEVLVHINQEGVEAGVNPFDYSSRIYTDIMRTQPLKQALTQHRFDAAIGGGRRDEERSRAKERVFSFRDNNHRWEPKNQRPELWELYNTWVHRGESIRVFPLSNWTEFDIWQYILQENIPLAPLYLAQSRPMVKRSGDWIMVDDDRMRLELGEQPVMKQVRFRTLGCYPVTGALESQAGSVAEIIDELVHSSASERQGRAIDRDEEAAMERKKREGYF
- a CDS encoding carbonic anhydrase, which codes for MMFAVMQNTGLRPLEQVQEQASSIASRGSRPASLWWTCADDVWDSALESITPERSAIRLSTPRLKGPEAIVQVQEALDYSVQDIGVQHLVLCGHSRCSGLHSAPKTASNSDAHVNPLVRGVMRREKENRDAQSALLQNLRLIADCSTVANAVAAGTLTLHAIFYLAESGVFLRFDEVGSKFVSFD